One window of Dermacentor andersoni chromosome 7, qqDerAnde1_hic_scaffold, whole genome shotgun sequence genomic DNA carries:
- the LOC126534034 gene encoding cystatin-2-like, whose translation MGSPSVAVVRAAAVLLVAAFTCQALSPPGSWQKKQVGEDPAFEEMAHFAISQQVGGDRQNFDTVLEILDVETQLVAGTNYRIKFKTAESTCKLTETYSKENCRPKTGDVKDTCTAVVYHVPWENKRSVTSFTCGSA comes from the exons ATGGGTTCGCCAAGCGTCGCCGTGGTGCGTGCAGCTGCGGTTCTCCTGGTCGCTGCCTTCACTTGCCAGGCTCTCAGTCCCCCGGGTTCCTGGCAGAAGAAGCAGGTGGGCGAAGACCCTGCGTTCGAGGAGATGGCGCACTTCGCCATATCGCAGCAGGTTGGCGGCGACAGGCAAAACTTCGACACTGTGCTCGAGATCCTCGACGTCGAGACTCAG CTTGTCGCTGGCACAAACTACCGAATCAAGTTCAAGACAGCCGAGTCAACTTGCAAGTTGACCGAAACTTACAGCAAGGAGAATTGCCGTCCGAAGACAGGAGAT GTAAAGGACACTTGCACCGCAGTCGTCTACCACGTGCCCTGGGAAaacaagcgctccgtcacgtctTTCACCTGTGGTTCAGCGTAG